In Brachypodium distachyon strain Bd21 chromosome 2, Brachypodium_distachyon_v3.0, whole genome shotgun sequence, one genomic interval encodes:
- the LOC104582577 gene encoding RNA polymerase sigma factor sigC isoform X2: MGLRMVRGPCCCSPSPSSSSSSPSSSPWMLLQPQLPKHHPQSPLSGRSVCSESLRVLALHLLLNRRASRSRSQGNDILRTSASSSGLMQITERKSSSSPKIKVDAERTALDRNAQHLDRIYEDMSPWMDTTSYTSSSLEYSLLMQNIHALESSLAGQDLVLLERNILVHIEQLGALQLFNASRSRAIVTQTSHESDFALPGSVAEFDPVTPLGEESDRLIVRSGKSQERKLKRIRSLEKVSGVCVKASSRKQKKSCKSSSSQFIAEWKNYPGRRRSIVREQSALLMTIKECANLEKIRENMVKEGQEVSYDRWAKAAGVDEAVLKSRLQAGYFCRERLLVTTEWLVKYIARTYTGMGTAFEDLLQAGKMGVLNGADRFDSNKGCKFSTYVKYWIRKAMLALLAENSGVIQLPARMESIIRKVKEAKRAIRSSTGRNPIDAEIATFVGVSVSNVRLARKCSRRVVSLYMEIGTGQNAKFMV, translated from the exons TGAGTGGAAGGTCAGTTTGTTCTGAATCCCTGAGGGTCCTGGCCTTGCATCTGTTGCTCAATCGGCGTGCGAGTCGCAGCCGTAGCCAGGGCAATGACATCCTGAGAACCTCCGCATCTTCATCCGGTCTGATGCAAATCACAGAGCGCAAGTCAAGCAGCTCGCCAAAAATCAAG GTGGATGCAGAAAGAACGGCCCTTGACAGGAATGCGCAGCACTTGGACAGGATTTATGAAGACATGTCTCCTTGGATGGATACAACTTCTTACACAAGTAGCAGCTTGGAGTATAGCCTCTTGATGCAGAACATCCATGCGTTAGAAAGTAGTTTGGCTGGACAAGACCTGGTGCTGCTGGAGAGGAATATCCTTGTACATATCGAACAGCTTGGCGCTCTGCAATTGTTCAACGCGTCGAGGTCCAGGGCTATCGTAACACAGACCTCACATGAATCAGACTTTGCACTTCCTGGGAGTGTTGCCGAATTTGATCCAGTGACTCCTCTCGGAGAAGAAAGCGATCGACTAATTGTTCGAAGCGGAAAAAGCCAAGAGAGGAAACTGAAGAGAATTAGATCATTGGAAAAGGTCTCAGGGGTTTGCGTAAAGGCGTCCTCgcgaaaacagaaaaaatcgTGCAAGTCCAGTAGTAGTCAATTTATCGCTGAATGGAAGAACTACCCAGGACGACGAAGGAGCATCGTACGAGAACAATCGGCATTGTTGATGACTATCAAG GAGTGTGCAAACCTTGAGAAAATCAGAGAAAATATGGTGAAAGAAGGGCAGGAGGTCAGCTATGATAGGTGGGCTAAGGCAGCTGGAGTTGATGAAGCAGTTCTGAAGAGTAGACTGCAAGCAGGTTACTTCTGCAGAGAGAGGCTATTGGTGACCACCGAATGGCTTGTCAAGTACATTGCGAGGACATACACTGGAATGGGAACAGCTTTTGAGGATCTACTCCAG GCTGGGAAAATGGGTGTCCTTAATGGCGCCGATAGGTTTGACAGCAATAAAGGGTGCAAATTCTCGACATATGTGAAGTACTGGATAAGGAAAGCGATGCTAGCACTCCTCGCTGAAAATTCTGGAGTAATCCAGCTACCT GCAAGGATGGAGAGTATCATCCGCAAAGTGAAGGAAGCTAAACGGGCAATCCGATCCAGCACAGGGAGGAATCCAATAGACGCGGAGATTGCTACCTTTGTTGGTGTGTCGGTTTCCAACGTTAGATTGGCAAGGAAGTGCTCTCGTCGCGTCGTTTCACTCTACATGGAGATCGGAACCGGACAGAACGCCAAGTTCATG GTTTGA